From Nitrosopumilus sp., the proteins below share one genomic window:
- a CDS encoding N-acetylneuraminate synthase family protein: protein MFFVVAEIGVNWDGDKKIASEMIQAAKNAGCDAVKFQSFSEDMIKDHPESKRLIKSSILPENIEIIDNLAKSIGIEWFSTPMFPEAVEFLNPFVSRFKLREYDGRSLLKDVETELVKKIKKTKKEVIISSEKSPKNSKYWKDPQIKWLYVVPKYPCELNELQFQHIRDFDGFSNHCPEIIAPITAAVCGARIIEVHITSDKTRSFVDNPVSFDLNELRLLLEYIRKIERINF, encoded by the coding sequence ATGTTTTTTGTAGTAGCTGAGATAGGAGTAAACTGGGACGGAGATAAAAAAATAGCCTCAGAAATGATTCAAGCAGCAAAAAATGCAGGATGTGATGCTGTGAAATTCCAATCATTTTCTGAAGACATGATAAAAGATCATCCTGAAAGTAAGCGTCTAATAAAATCATCAATTTTACCAGAAAATATTGAAATTATAGATAATTTGGCAAAATCAATAGGAATCGAATGGTTTTCTACTCCAATGTTTCCAGAAGCAGTTGAATTTCTTAATCCATTTGTAAGTCGGTTCAAATTACGCGAATATGATGGCAGAAGTCTTTTGAAGGATGTGGAGACAGAGTTAGTCAAAAAAATAAAAAAAACTAAAAAAGAAGTCATAATAAGTTCAGAGAAATCACCTAAGAATTCCAAATATTGGAAAGACCCACAAATTAAGTGGCTATATGTAGTCCCAAAATATCCTTGTGAATTAAATGAGTTGCAATTTCAACATATAAGGGATTTTGACGGATTTTCGAATCATTGTCCAGAAATTATTGCACCAATAACAGCTGCCGTATGCGGTGCAAGAATAATAGAAGTTCACATAACATCAGACAAAACAAGATCTTTTGTGGATAATCCAGTTAGTTTTGATTTGAATGAATTGCGATTACTTCTTGAGTATATTAGAAAAATTGAAAGAATCAATTTTTGA
- the neuC gene encoding UDP-N-acetylglucosamine 2-epimerase produces MTRKISITTGTRAEYGILRPLLFEIQNSKSLELYLLVTGMHLSEKYGKTINEIKKDGFKIFSKIPMMPNKDSTLESTKQLGHAIILFSQAFDKIKPDINLVLGDRDEMLASSIAAYHMNIPNAHIHGGDRSKGGIDEYNRHAITKMSNIHFAASKKSKSRIIKMGEDPKHVFFTGSPSIDDVVSKKIIGKEFLEKKYDIKFSGDEIILLQHSVTTQIDESEKQILSTLDAIRKIGKKTIAIAPNSDPGNSAIFRALKKYSKKFDFIKFYSNVPRDDYLGFLKYGGVLVGNSSSGMIEASYFGIPVINIGIRQIGREHGKNVIDVDHSSKKILQAIKKCLKTNVVRKTDKIYGDGNSSKIIIKYLENIKLNNDILKKQIRY; encoded by the coding sequence TTGACAAGAAAAATCTCAATCACTACTGGAACAAGGGCAGAATATGGAATTTTACGACCTTTGTTATTTGAAATACAAAATAGCAAATCCTTGGAATTGTACCTTTTGGTAACTGGCATGCATTTATCTGAAAAATATGGAAAAACAATCAATGAAATTAAAAAAGACGGCTTCAAGATTTTCTCAAAAATCCCAATGATGCCAAACAAAGATTCTACATTAGAATCAACAAAACAGTTAGGACATGCAATTATTTTATTTTCTCAAGCTTTTGATAAAATTAAACCTGACATAAATCTAGTTTTAGGAGATCGAGATGAAATGTTGGCATCTTCAATAGCTGCATATCACATGAATATTCCTAATGCCCATATTCATGGTGGAGATCGCTCAAAGGGTGGAATTGATGAATATAATAGACATGCTATAACAAAAATGTCTAATATCCACTTTGCAGCATCCAAAAAAAGCAAATCTAGAATTATTAAAATGGGCGAAGATCCAAAACATGTTTTTTTCACAGGTTCTCCAAGTATTGATGATGTTGTATCAAAAAAAATAATCGGAAAAGAATTTTTAGAAAAAAAATATGATATCAAATTTTCTGGAGATGAGATTATTCTTTTACAGCATTCTGTAACTACACAGATTGATGAAAGTGAAAAACAAATACTATCTACTTTGGATGCAATTAGAAAAATTGGAAAGAAAACAATTGCTATAGCTCCAAATTCTGATCCTGGAAACTCCGCTATATTTAGAGCATTAAAAAAATATTCAAAAAAATTTGATTTTATTAAATTCTACAGTAACGTTCCACGTGATGATTATTTGGGATTTTTAAAATATGGGGGAGTTCTAGTTGGAAATTCTAGCAGTGGGATGATTGAAGCAAGTTATTTTGGAATACCTGTAATAAATATTGGAATAAGGCAGATAGGACGTGAACATGGTAAAAATGTAATTGATGTAGACCATTCTAGCAAAAAAATTCTCCAAGCCATAAAAAAATGCTTAAAAACAAATGTTGTTAGAAAAACTGATAAGATCTATGGTGATGGAAATTCCTCCAAAATAATTATAAAATACCTTGAAAATATCAAATTAAATAACGATATCCTCAAAAAGCAAATTAGATATTAG
- a CDS encoding DegT/DnrJ/EryC1/StrS aminotransferase family protein, which produces MSHRKIPLYKINTNRNDVNSVSKIVKKNMNWAIGPEIEKFEKKLANYVGSKFCVTFNSGTSALHASLLSIGLKSNEEVLVPSFTFVATANSVLMAGGIPHFVDIEKEKFGLDPALTEESIDKKVKAIMPIHYAGLPCKIEELRKIADRKKVFLIEDAAESLGSILNKKKVGSFGDLSVLSFAPNKIITTGEGGAVLTNSEKFYEKLKLLRSHGRLENSNYFSSSQKPEYVQLGYNWRMATMVAALGISQLSRIEKLIAMRRNNAKFISTKIKKFSEITIPPEPKNNKHVFQLYSILLPDSKIRNDLMQFLGKRGIMTKVYFEPVHRTPFYKKITLDKFKLDNTEEISDRILSLPIYPDLQQKDLQYITSSISDFFKN; this is translated from the coding sequence TTGTCGCATCGAAAAATTCCTCTATATAAAATCAATACTAACAGAAATGATGTTAATTCGGTTTCTAAAATAGTCAAAAAAAATATGAATTGGGCTATAGGTCCTGAAATTGAAAAATTTGAAAAGAAATTAGCAAACTACGTTGGAAGTAAATTTTGTGTCACATTCAATTCAGGAACATCAGCTCTTCATGCATCATTACTGTCTATTGGATTGAAATCTAATGAAGAGGTGTTGGTTCCATCTTTCACGTTTGTTGCAACTGCTAATTCTGTGCTTATGGCAGGTGGAATTCCGCATTTTGTTGATATTGAAAAAGAAAAATTCGGATTAGATCCTGCTTTAACTGAAGAATCTATTGACAAAAAAGTTAAAGCGATAATGCCCATTCATTATGCAGGTTTACCGTGCAAAATTGAAGAATTACGTAAAATCGCAGATAGAAAAAAAGTTTTTCTTATTGAAGATGCAGCTGAATCTTTAGGTTCTATATTAAACAAGAAAAAAGTAGGCTCATTTGGTGATCTGTCTGTACTTAGCTTTGCGCCAAATAAAATAATTACAACTGGAGAGGGTGGAGCTGTACTGACTAATTCTGAAAAATTTTATGAAAAACTAAAGCTTCTACGTTCTCATGGAAGGTTAGAAAATTCTAATTATTTCTCATCATCGCAAAAACCGGAGTATGTGCAACTAGGATATAACTGGAGGATGGCTACGATGGTTGCAGCATTGGGAATTTCTCAACTTTCCAGAATTGAAAAACTTATTGCAATGAGAAGAAATAATGCAAAATTCATTTCAACAAAAATAAAGAAATTTTCTGAAATAACTATTCCACCAGAACCAAAAAACAATAAACATGTGTTCCAGCTCTACTCTATTTTATTACCTGATTCAAAAATAAGAAATGATCTAATGCAATTCCTTGGAAAAAGAGGAATTATGACTAAAGTTTATTTTGAGCCAGTACATAGAACCCCATTTTATAAAAAAATTACATTGGATAAATTCAAACTAGATAATACTGAGGAAATATCTGACAGAATCCTGTCCTTACCTATTTACCCAGATTTGCAGCAAAAAGATCTTCAGTATATTACATCTTCAATTTCTGATTTCTTCAAAAATTGA
- a CDS encoding polysaccharide biosynthesis protein has product MSKKIMNQILSEFKQKKILVTGGTGSVGMGIVKELIKYKPNNIRILSNDENSIFEMRRKFPNQTNLTFMVGDVRDIDRIKLAIRDIDIVFHAAAMKHIDICEQNPFDAVKTNVIGTSNLIEASLLENVSKFVFISTDKATNPSSTLGASKLLAERIIQDAGSYRGLGKTKFSIVRFGNVLGSRGSVFQIFQEQLKTGKSLTITNPKMTRFIMSISDAASLILRVTNIAKDGEIFILKMPSVNILDLGKTMRDVYKTRYPKTRIAPIKTSKVRDKERLHEFLITPSEIPFCHDVGTMYKISKERSKEKISESEFSSETTKKIDQKKLKKIINELLDEY; this is encoded by the coding sequence ATGAGTAAGAAAATAATGAATCAAATTTTGTCTGAGTTTAAACAAAAAAAAATTCTTGTTACGGGAGGTACAGGTTCAGTAGGCATGGGAATAGTAAAAGAATTAATAAAATACAAACCAAATAACATCAGGATTCTTTCAAACGATGAAAATTCTATTTTTGAAATGAGAAGAAAATTTCCCAATCAAACAAATCTTACTTTTATGGTGGGCGATGTTAGAGACATAGACAGAATAAAACTTGCCATAAGAGACATTGATATTGTTTTTCATGCTGCAGCAATGAAACACATTGATATTTGTGAGCAAAATCCATTTGACGCAGTAAAAACTAACGTAATTGGTACAAGCAATCTTATCGAAGCTTCATTGTTAGAGAATGTTTCAAAATTTGTCTTTATAAGTACAGATAAAGCTACGAATCCATCCAGTACTTTGGGTGCAAGTAAATTGTTAGCAGAAAGAATTATTCAGGATGCAGGATCTTACAGAGGCCTAGGCAAAACAAAATTTTCCATTGTAAGATTTGGAAATGTGTTAGGCTCAAGAGGTTCTGTCTTTCAGATTTTTCAAGAACAGCTAAAAACTGGAAAGTCATTAACTATTACAAATCCAAAAATGACGAGATTTATCATGTCAATTTCTGATGCTGCAAGCCTAATTTTGAGGGTTACAAATATTGCAAAAGATGGAGAAATTTTTATTTTGAAAATGCCTTCAGTAAACATTCTTGATTTAGGAAAAACAATGAGAGATGTTTACAAAACACGGTATCCAAAAACGAGAATTGCACCAATAAAAACATCTAAAGTGAGAGACAAAGAAAGACTCCATGAATTTCTGATAACACCTTCAGAGATTCCGTTCTGTCATGATGTAGGAACAATGTATAAGATCTCTAAAGAAAGATCAAAGGAGAAGATTTCAGAGTCAGAATTTAGTTCTGAAACAACAAAGAAGATTGATCAGAAGAAATTAAAAAAAATCATCAATGAATTGTTAGATGAATATTAA
- a CDS encoding Gfo/Idh/MocA family oxidoreductase has product MKILIVGLGSMGKRRIRNMQYLRQEEIIGFDPREDRCKEVLEKYGVRSFQDINQALKEKPNAMIISTPPDLHMAYAKIAIKNNIHFFTEASVVQDDMLEVIKMLEKNDIVGLPSCTMRYHPIVKMIKTILEKNIIGKPLSFLYHSGQYLPDWHPWEDYRKFYVAKKETGACREIVPFELIWLTDLFGKIKTVSGHKSKVSHLEVDIDDIYNILLEFENGMESTLTVDVIARFPFRQLKILGEKGVILADWSEKNVKYYTNENGWTENKVDDGIVEENYIHGEGPYIEEMSSFLDSIQKKIEQPYTFKEDLQILKILEIIESSSESGLKKNVGN; this is encoded by the coding sequence TTGAAAATTTTGATTGTCGGTTTAGGTTCAATGGGGAAGAGGAGAATTAGAAATATGCAGTACCTAAGACAAGAAGAAATCATAGGATTTGATCCTAGGGAAGATAGATGTAAAGAAGTTTTAGAAAAATATGGAGTTAGGTCTTTTCAAGATATCAATCAGGCACTCAAAGAAAAACCCAATGCCATGATAATATCAACTCCTCCTGATCTTCATATGGCATATGCAAAAATTGCAATAAAAAACAATATTCATTTTTTTACAGAAGCAAGTGTTGTGCAAGATGATATGCTAGAAGTCATCAAAATGCTTGAGAAGAACGACATTGTTGGACTGCCTTCTTGTACAATGCGATATCATCCGATTGTAAAAATGATAAAAACCATACTTGAAAAAAACATCATTGGAAAACCTCTTAGTTTCTTATATCATTCTGGTCAATATCTCCCCGATTGGCATCCTTGGGAAGATTATAGAAAATTTTATGTTGCTAAAAAGGAAACAGGGGCGTGCCGTGAAATTGTCCCGTTTGAATTGATTTGGTTAACAGATTTGTTTGGAAAAATTAAGACTGTTTCTGGACATAAATCCAAGGTATCACATCTTGAGGTGGATATTGATGATATTTACAATATTCTTTTAGAGTTTGAGAATGGGATGGAATCCACTCTAACTGTAGATGTGATTGCAAGATTTCCATTTAGGCAATTGAAGATATTAGGAGAAAAAGGAGTAATTCTTGCTGATTGGTCTGAAAAGAATGTAAAGTATTATACAAATGAAAATGGATGGACTGAAAATAAAGTTGATGATGGAATAGTTGAGGAAAATTACATTCATGGAGAAGGCCCATACATTGAAGAAATGAGTTCATTTTTAGACTCAATACAAAAAAAAATAGAGCAACCATATACGTTTAAAGAAGATCTTCAAATTTTAAAAATACTAGAAATTATTGAAAGTAGTAGTGAGAGTGGTTTAAAGAAAAATGTCGGAAATTAG
- a CDS encoding polysaccharide deacetylase family protein has translation MQIKIVMYHYVRQIQDSKYPNIKGLEISAFKRQIKWFQQRFNFISAKQILNAIYFNELVPNNSISLTFDDGLKDHYSNVFPILKKEKIQGMFFVSGEPLENQVVLYVHKLQFIIEKCPISKILKELMGFIQDNKSKYDLLDFNEYKKKLSTTDPFDDPETVLIKRILQFGLAMNARKQFIDDLFFKYVTKDEKSFSKELYLSMDDIHEMKEGGMYFGSHAYSHEWLEFTHLKNELEKTIRSYSKINPDKNSWMMAYPSGSYNPTVIDEIKKLGFRAGLIFEQKEAILDKDHAFILNRFDTNDFPQ, from the coding sequence GTGCAAATTAAAATAGTTATGTATCATTATGTTAGACAAATTCAGGACAGTAAATACCCAAATATCAAAGGATTAGAGATATCTGCTTTTAAAAGACAGATTAAATGGTTTCAACAAAGATTTAACTTCATTTCTGCCAAACAAATACTAAATGCAATTTATTTTAATGAATTAGTTCCAAATAATTCAATTTCGTTGACATTTGATGATGGATTGAAAGATCATTATTCAAATGTATTCCCAATTTTAAAAAAAGAAAAAATCCAAGGAATGTTTTTTGTAAGTGGGGAGCCTCTAGAAAATCAGGTTGTTCTTTATGTACATAAACTTCAATTTATCATCGAAAAATGTCCTATCTCCAAAATTTTGAAAGAACTTATGGGTTTTATTCAAGATAACAAGTCAAAATATGATTTATTGGATTTTAATGAATATAAAAAGAAATTATCCACAACAGATCCTTTTGATGATCCTGAAACAGTATTGATTAAACGAATTCTTCAATTTGGTTTGGCTATGAATGCACGAAAACAATTCATAGATGATCTTTTCTTCAAATACGTTACAAAGGATGAAAAATCTTTCTCAAAAGAATTGTATCTATCTATGGATGATATCCATGAAATGAAAGAAGGTGGAATGTATTTTGGTTCTCATGCATATTCCCATGAATGGCTAGAATTTACACATTTGAAAAATGAACTGGAAAAAACTATTCGTTCTTATTCTAAAATAAACCCTGACAAAAATTCATGGATGATGGCATACCCATCAGGTAGCTATAATCCAACAGTGATTGATGAAATTAAAAAATTAGGTTTTAGAGCTGGATTAATTTTTGAACAAAAAGAAGCAATTTTAGATAAGGATCATGCTTTTATTCTTAATAGGTTTGATACCAATGATTTTCCACAATAA
- a CDS encoding aminotransferase class III-fold pyridoxal phosphate-dependent enzyme — MKSLKNSFDLLEKAKNLIPSLTQTFSRSPYTFVEGTFPIYAKSAKGSHFFDVDDNEYIDYLCGLGPIILGHCYPKVDNSITSQLKNGILFSLPHKLEIDVSEQICDIVPSAEMVKFSKTGSGSATGAVRGARAFTKKDKIAYCGSGGVWHDWYAAIISRNQGVPEFNKDLIYPFDYNDFDGLEYIFEQNKNEIACVFMEPTIFEKPQNNFLEKVKKLTHQNDAVLIYDEIVTGFRFSNGGAQELFGVEPDITVLGKGMANGMPLSAVAGKNEYMKIFDDVFFSTTYAADTLSLAASSATISEFQEKPVVKTIWENGTLLMEGFNKLSSENSLNLSFEGYPVRIKVVGKDNKGNDSILLRSLFIQEMVKKGIFLHPGVEYISFSHTSDDIDSTLQAFADSISVLKKASDENNFESYLEGKPSKPVYSVLKSSIHKPNNS; from the coding sequence ATGAAATCTCTCAAAAATTCTTTTGACTTACTTGAAAAAGCTAAAAATCTAATCCCTTCTTTAACTCAAACATTTAGTAGATCTCCTTACACTTTTGTTGAAGGAACATTCCCAATTTATGCAAAAAGTGCAAAAGGTTCTCATTTTTTTGATGTTGATGATAATGAATATATCGATTATCTATGTGGCTTAGGACCAATCATCTTAGGTCATTGTTATCCAAAAGTGGACAACTCAATTACAAGTCAATTAAAGAATGGAATCTTATTTTCATTACCACATAAACTAGAAATTGATGTTTCTGAACAAATTTGTGATATTGTGCCAAGTGCAGAAATGGTAAAATTTTCTAAGACTGGTTCAGGTTCCGCTACTGGTGCAGTACGTGGAGCAAGAGCATTTACAAAAAAAGATAAAATTGCTTATTGTGGTTCTGGTGGAGTATGGCATGATTGGTATGCTGCCATAATTAGTAGAAATCAGGGGGTTCCAGAATTTAACAAAGATCTGATTTATCCTTTTGATTATAATGATTTTGATGGATTGGAATATATTTTTGAACAAAATAAAAATGAAATTGCATGTGTTTTCATGGAGCCCACAATTTTTGAAAAACCACAAAATAATTTTCTTGAAAAAGTAAAGAAACTTACACATCAAAATGATGCTGTATTGATATATGATGAAATTGTGACTGGTTTTAGATTCTCAAACGGTGGAGCACAGGAACTTTTTGGTGTTGAGCCTGACATAACAGTCCTTGGAAAAGGAATGGCTAATGGCATGCCGCTTTCAGCAGTTGCGGGAAAGAATGAGTATATGAAAATTTTTGATGACGTGTTTTTTTCTACAACCTATGCGGCTGATACCTTGTCTCTTGCAGCAAGTTCAGCTACTATTTCTGAATTTCAAGAAAAACCGGTTGTAAAAACTATTTGGGAAAATGGAACATTACTTATGGAAGGATTCAACAAGCTTTCTTCTGAAAACTCTCTTAACTTAAGTTTTGAGGGATACCCTGTAAGGATAAAAGTCGTAGGTAAAGATAACAAAGGCAATGATTCCATTCTCTTACGAAGTTTGTTTATACAAGAAATGGTCAAGAAAGGAATTTTTCTTCATCCTGGAGTAGAATATATCTCATTTTCACATACCTCAGATGACATTGACTCTACTTTGCAGGCTTTTGCCGACTCAATTTCAGTTTTGAAAAAGGCATCTGATGAAAATAATTTTGAATCATATCTGGAGGGCAAACCATCCAAACCCGTCTATTCCGTTTTAAAATCTTCAATTCATAAACCAAATAATTCATAA
- a CDS encoding DapH/DapD/GlmU-related protein: MTVWKKPEIKHGKPTKYNYIVQYPEKLILGKNFDIGTFSYINSSYGVEIQDNVKIGSHCSIYSNSTIDSKKGKVILKKNCKIGTHSTVMPNVTIGENSIVAAYSFVTQDVPNNEIWAGVPAKKIKKIPYKD, translated from the coding sequence ATGACTGTGTGGAAAAAACCAGAAATCAAACATGGAAAACCTACAAAATATAACTACATTGTTCAATATCCTGAAAAATTAATTTTGGGAAAAAATTTTGATATTGGAACTTTTTCATACATCAATAGTTCTTATGGTGTTGAAATCCAAGATAATGTCAAGATTGGTTCTCATTGCTCCATTTACTCTAATTCTACAATAGACTCTAAAAAAGGAAAAGTTATTCTAAAAAAAAACTGTAAGATTGGCACTCATAGCACTGTCATGCCTAATGTGACAATTGGTGAAAATTCTATTGTGGCTGCATATTCTTTTGTGACTCAGGATGTTCCCAATAATGAAATCTGGGCTGGCGTTCCAGCTAAAAAAATTAAAAAAATACCATATAAAGATTGA